In a single window of the Orbaceae bacterium lpD04 genome:
- the infB gene encoding translation initiation factor IF-2, translating into MTKVSIETLAQEIKTPVDTLLQQFADAGIEKSASDFVSQKEKEALLAHLNPQKGPTKLTVQRKTHSTLNVQGSGGKSKEVKIEVRKKRTFVKRDPAEIAAEQEKARLEAEQKAAAEKALLEAQAKAKQQEEERKRLEKEQEEKQKQAAIAKANAEKEAALDPKAKKIAEEKARLEAEANEIKRKAEEENRRKLEEDAKRMVEEARKLAEQYNKDGTEPERGPEDEDYHLTTSVYARAAEDDNDREVESGRAHGRGSKVAKQKKGSKLSESKAEREEAKAITRSGHKKKGKSTIQQGFNKPVQAVNRDVIIGETVTVAELANKMAVKGSEVIKTMMKMGAMATINQVIDQETAQLVAEEMGHKVVLRRENELEESLMSDRDTGAEKVSRAPVVTIMGHVDHGKTSLLDYIRKAKVASGEAGGITQHIGAYHVKTENGDITFLDTPGHAAFTSMRARGAKATDIVVLVVAADDGVMPQTIEAIQHAKAANVPIVVAVNKIDKTDADPDRVKGELAQYGVMSDDWGGDAQFVHVSAKAGTGIDQLLEAILLQAEVLELTAIDTGMASGVVIESFLDKGRGPVATVLVQSGTLHKGDIVLCGFEYGRIRAMRNELGKEIIEAGPSMPVEILGLSGVPSAGDEATVVRDEKKAREVALYRQGKFRDVKLARQQKAKLENMFTNMTDGDVSELNIVIKADVQGSVEAICDALVNLSTDEVKVKIIGSGVGGITETDASLAAASNAIILGFNVRADASARKVIESENLDLRYYSVIYDLIDEVKQAMSGMLAPEYKQQIIGLAEVRDVFKSPKFGAIAGCMVTEGVVKRHNPIRVLRDNVVIYEGELESLRRFKDDVNEVRNGMECGIGVRNYNDVRVGDSIEVFEIIEIKRTI; encoded by the coding sequence ATGACTAAAGTATCAATAGAAACCCTAGCACAAGAGATCAAAACTCCAGTTGACACCCTGTTGCAGCAGTTTGCTGATGCCGGTATAGAAAAAAGTGCATCAGACTTTGTTAGCCAAAAAGAAAAAGAAGCGTTACTTGCGCATTTGAATCCACAAAAAGGGCCAACAAAGTTGACTGTACAACGTAAAACGCACTCGACTTTGAACGTTCAGGGTTCAGGTGGTAAAAGTAAAGAAGTCAAGATTGAAGTTCGGAAAAAACGAACCTTTGTTAAACGAGATCCAGCAGAAATAGCTGCTGAACAGGAAAAAGCACGTTTGGAAGCAGAACAAAAAGCAGCGGCAGAAAAAGCTCTACTAGAAGCTCAAGCTAAGGCTAAGCAGCAAGAAGAAGAGCGAAAACGCCTAGAGAAAGAACAAGAAGAGAAGCAAAAGCAAGCAGCTATTGCTAAAGCAAATGCTGAAAAAGAAGCCGCATTAGATCCGAAAGCTAAAAAGATAGCTGAAGAAAAAGCGCGCTTAGAAGCTGAAGCAAATGAAATTAAGCGTAAGGCTGAGGAAGAAAATCGTCGTAAGCTTGAAGAAGATGCTAAACGTATGGTAGAGGAAGCACGTAAGTTAGCCGAGCAGTATAATAAAGATGGCACAGAACCTGAACGTGGCCCTGAAGATGAAGATTACCATCTGACAACTTCTGTTTATGCAAGAGCGGCAGAAGATGACAATGATCGTGAAGTTGAAAGCGGTCGAGCTCATGGTCGGGGTAGTAAAGTCGCTAAACAGAAAAAAGGTAGTAAACTTTCTGAAAGTAAGGCTGAACGTGAAGAAGCGAAGGCGATCACTCGTAGCGGCCATAAGAAGAAAGGTAAAAGTACAATTCAACAAGGTTTTAACAAACCAGTTCAAGCTGTTAACCGAGATGTTATTATCGGCGAAACGGTAACCGTTGCAGAGCTTGCTAATAAAATGGCCGTCAAAGGTTCTGAAGTCATTAAAACTATGATGAAAATGGGTGCGATGGCGACGATTAATCAGGTAATTGATCAAGAAACAGCGCAGCTTGTTGCTGAAGAAATGGGGCATAAAGTCGTATTGCGCCGTGAAAATGAATTAGAAGAATCACTAATGAGCGACCGTGATACGGGGGCTGAAAAAGTATCAAGAGCACCTGTTGTTACTATCATGGGGCACGTTGATCATGGTAAAACATCATTACTAGATTATATTCGTAAAGCAAAAGTTGCTTCGGGTGAAGCTGGTGGTATTACGCAGCATATTGGTGCTTACCATGTTAAAACTGAAAATGGGGATATTACATTTTTAGATACCCCGGGTCATGCGGCTTTTACCTCAATGCGTGCTCGCGGAGCGAAAGCAACTGATATCGTTGTTCTTGTGGTTGCAGCTGATGATGGTGTTATGCCACAAACAATTGAAGCTATTCAGCATGCGAAAGCGGCTAATGTGCCAATTGTTGTTGCGGTAAATAAAATTGATAAAACTGACGCTGATCCCGATCGTGTTAAAGGTGAATTAGCTCAATATGGTGTTATGTCAGATGATTGGGGCGGTGATGCACAGTTTGTTCATGTATCGGCTAAAGCTGGGACAGGTATCGATCAATTACTTGAAGCTATCTTATTACAAGCTGAAGTACTAGAGCTAACCGCTATTGATACAGGAATGGCAAGTGGTGTTGTGATTGAATCTTTCTTAGATAAAGGTCGAGGCCCTGTTGCTACAGTTTTAGTCCAATCAGGTACATTACATAAGGGCGATATTGTTCTTTGTGGTTTTGAATACGGACGTATTCGAGCGATGCGTAATGAACTTGGTAAAGAGATCATTGAAGCCGGCCCATCTATGCCTGTTGAAATTTTAGGATTATCTGGTGTACCATCTGCGGGTGATGAGGCAACGGTTGTTCGTGACGAGAAGAAAGCTCGAGAAGTTGCACTTTATCGACAAGGTAAATTCCGTGATGTTAAACTTGCTCGCCAGCAAAAAGCTAAACTTGAGAACATGTTCACTAATATGACTGACGGTGATGTTTCTGAGTTAAACATTGTTATTAAAGCCGATGTTCAGGGTTCTGTTGAAGCTATTTGCGATGCATTAGTTAACCTATCGACAGATGAAGTTAAAGTGAAAATCATTGGTTCTGGCGTTGGTGGAATTACTGAAACTGATGCATCTCTTGCTGCTGCATCAAATGCGATTATTCTTGGCTTTAACGTTCGTGCAGATGCTTCTGCTCGTAAAGTGATTGAATCAGAAAACCTTGATTTACGTTATTACTCTGTTATTTATGATTTAATTGATGAAGTTAAACAAGCAATGAGCGGAATGCTTGCGCCAGAATATAAACAACAAATCATTGGTCTTGCTGAAGTACGTGATGTATTTAAATCACCGAAATTTGGTGCGATTGCAGGTTGTATGGTTACTGAAGGTGTCGTTAAACGTCATAACCCAATTCGTGTCTTACGTGATAATGTCGTTATTTACGAAGGTGAGTTAGAGTCATTACGTCGCTTTAAAGATGACGTGAATGAAGTCCGTAATGGCATGGAATGCGGTATCGGTGTACGTAATTACAACGATGTTCGCGTTGGTGATTCGATAGAAGTCTTTGAAATTATCGAAATTAAACGTACTATTTAA
- a CDS encoding AEC family transporter, which translates to MQFFTILLPIFCIFIVGFIAQKALKFDIANLSKMSLYVLSPFLAFKTFYTHTLTIDYLYYILYIVLLCFILIGIISLWSFIAKYNTKERCAMVLCSCFMNNGNYGTPVILVFFGALGFELAVIMMVLQQFIMSTVGIYYAAKGSDYQDGVSQKDVIMKVIRMPVAYGALLGIVFQLCQIPLSPAILMPIAMIGDSSIVVIMIILGMQLAKLTIKQLEYSKLGVALLVRMIISPLIALGLVYFMPIEFMYKQILIVLAAMPAAANTTLLSVQFNTKPELVSSATLFSTILSLITLPIVLWLTGVPIPF; encoded by the coding sequence ATGCAATTTTTTACGATCTTATTACCGATTTTCTGTATCTTTATTGTTGGATTTATTGCACAAAAGGCCCTTAAATTTGATATAGCTAACTTATCAAAAATGTCGCTTTATGTGTTATCTCCATTTTTAGCATTTAAAACCTTTTATACCCATACACTCACCATCGATTATTTATATTATATTTTATATATTGTTCTTCTTTGCTTCATCTTAATTGGTATTATTTCACTATGGTCGTTCATTGCTAAATATAATACCAAAGAACGTTGTGCAATGGTTTTATGCTCCTGTTTTATGAATAATGGTAATTATGGAACACCTGTTATTTTAGTCTTTTTTGGCGCGCTGGGTTTTGAACTAGCCGTTATTATGATGGTATTACAACAATTTATTATGAGCACCGTCGGAATTTACTACGCGGCAAAAGGAAGTGACTATCAAGATGGCGTTAGTCAAAAAGACGTTATCATGAAAGTAATTCGTATGCCTGTTGCCTACGGTGCATTGCTAGGTATTGTTTTCCAACTATGCCAAATCCCATTAAGCCCTGCTATTTTAATGCCTATTGCCATGATTGGAGACTCGTCGATCGTCGTGATTATGATTATTTTAGGTATGCAATTAGCAAAATTAACGATTAAGCAATTAGAGTATTCTAAATTAGGGGTGGCATTACTAGTTAGAATGATAATTTCACCACTTATCGCTTTAGGATTGGTCTACTTCATGCCAATTGAATTTATGTATAAACAGATTTTAATTGTGTTAGCGGCAATGCCTGCCGCTGCAAATACAACTTTATTATCAGTACAATTTAATACCAAACCTGAACTGGTCTCAAGCGCAACACTTTTTAGCACAATTTTAAGCCTGATCACCTTGCCAATTGTGCTGTGGCTAACTGGTGTACCTATTCCATTTTAA
- a CDS encoding autotransporter outer membrane beta-barrel domain-containing protein has product MKNNYKCKFISLAIVSILYMNNLNAAVINMTDSDFPTSKVVANTDDITISTTSNGILTPHINTMINGLNTMANGLVGISATGNHHLTINSSDTFGIHSDIFDAAHTNPQNTFSGIHVANGGVFTGNGNIDININMGTGVYVASEGRAIFNGKLNIQSSGYNSIGIRAYSSSTIASNGQFNGEVTIVSQGDNSIGISSQITNSNGTPSSLFFDKKVNVIMNGNGSTGIIVQDPTPTTNQASIYFKEGLDLYVANGVGIFSQRDSHAIQIEGNSRLVAINDTVLKSSAGSIAVNDRADIQGNIEAYNAGVVSLNLSSNSSIIGILNNYSDPTIGQPQIAGSIYVNFTGSGSHWAITDSSVISSLAGQGHLTFNNYKIGTYLSIADSNGASGNHTVEVLDSGSNINNDANGVTLISTHGGNALFSMPTLANIGAYQYDIQKIGNNWQLAKARSFSLTTNNAVNSLRAGYLMNYNENQSLLQRMGELRNTNSGGDLWAKILAGKNKVDGNSQLSAFDQKFYGIQVGTDTRKIINENADFYLGLAFGYTHSDQDFSKGDGNIDSYYFNAYGSYTNTNGLYLDSVIKLGWQKQDFSLQDNQNNTVTGDTDSSIFGLSAELGYKYYLASEQKMGWFTQPSVQLAYSQVDSDTFTASNGQKINFDSYSSVLGKAGLMIGYDFSQSSSNPFNVYLKTNYFHEFSGDLDGKINNERIKTDLGSNWWNYGIGFNAQVKNVHNIYFDIDQSRGADFKQLWKLNIGYRYQW; this is encoded by the coding sequence ATGAAAAATAATTATAAATGCAAATTTATATCGTTAGCTATTGTATCCATTTTGTACATGAATAATCTTAATGCAGCAGTAATTAACATGACGGATAGTGACTTTCCTACCTCCAAGGTTGTAGCTAATACTGATGATATTACTATTAGTACAACATCAAATGGCATCCTTACCCCACATATTAATACGATGATTAATGGCCTCAATACGATGGCTAATGGCCTCGTAGGAATATCTGCTACCGGCAATCATCACCTTACGATAAACAGCAGTGATACCTTTGGTATCCATTCTGATATTTTTGATGCTGCTCATACTAATCCTCAAAATACTTTTTCGGGCATTCATGTGGCAAATGGAGGAGTATTTACTGGTAATGGTAATATTGATATCAATATTAATATGGGCACAGGTGTTTACGTTGCCAGTGAAGGACGTGCTATTTTTAATGGAAAACTTAATATTCAATCTTCTGGATATAATTCAATAGGTATTCGCGCTTATAGCTCATCAACTATAGCATCAAATGGCCAATTTAACGGTGAAGTTACTATCGTATCACAGGGCGATAACAGCATTGGGATCTCTAGCCAAATTACGAATTCAAATGGGACTCCATCTTCGTTATTTTTTGATAAAAAAGTAAACGTAATAATGAATGGCAATGGTTCAACAGGTATTATAGTTCAAGACCCAACCCCCACGACTAACCAAGCTTCTATCTATTTTAAAGAGGGATTAGATTTGTACGTGGCAAATGGTGTTGGTATTTTTTCTCAGCGAGATAGCCATGCTATTCAAATTGAGGGAAACAGTCGTTTAGTCGCAATAAACGATACCGTGCTTAAATCATCAGCTGGCTCAATTGCGGTTAATGACCGGGCTGATATTCAAGGTAATATTGAAGCATATAATGCTGGTGTGGTTAGTTTAAATCTATCAAGTAATTCGAGTATAATTGGAATATTAAATAATTATAGCGATCCTACAATTGGGCAACCTCAAATAGCGGGTAGTATTTATGTTAATTTTACAGGCTCAGGTAGTCACTGGGCGATCACCGATAGCTCGGTGATTAGTTCACTTGCAGGGCAAGGGCATCTTACCTTTAATAATTATAAGATTGGCACATATTTATCAATAGCTGATAGTAATGGTGCAAGCGGTAATCATACTGTTGAAGTGCTCGATTCTGGCAGCAACATTAATAATGATGCTAACGGTGTAACGCTTATCTCCACACATGGAGGAAATGCATTATTTAGCATGCCAACATTAGCAAATATTGGTGCATATCAATACGATATTCAAAAAATCGGTAATAACTGGCAATTAGCAAAGGCACGATCATTTTCATTAACGACAAATAATGCAGTAAACAGTTTAAGAGCTGGATATTTGATGAATTATAATGAAAATCAAAGTTTATTACAGCGAATGGGTGAATTAAGAAATACAAACTCTGGTGGTGATTTATGGGCGAAAATTTTAGCAGGAAAAAATAAAGTTGATGGTAATAGTCAATTATCTGCATTTGATCAAAAGTTTTATGGTATTCAAGTCGGTACAGATACCCGCAAAATAATAAATGAAAATGCTGATTTTTATTTAGGATTAGCATTTGGTTACACCCATAGTGATCAAGATTTCTCTAAAGGTGATGGTAATATTGATTCATATTATTTCAATGCTTATGGTTCATATACCAATACTAATGGTCTTTACCTTGATAGTGTTATTAAACTCGGTTGGCAAAAACAAGATTTTAGCTTACAAGATAACCAAAATAATACTGTAACTGGTGATACTGATAGTAGTATTTTTGGTTTAAGTGCAGAGCTTGGCTATAAATATTACTTGGCAAGTGAGCAAAAAATGGGGTGGTTTACTCAGCCTTCTGTACAACTCGCTTACAGTCAAGTAGATAGTGATACCTTTACGGCAAGTAATGGGCAAAAAATTAATTTTGATAGTTATTCATCCGTTTTAGGTAAAGCTGGGCTTATGATTGGTTATGACTTTTCGCAATCATCGAGCAATCCATTTAATGTCTACTTAAAAACGAATTATTTCCATGAATTTTCAGGCGATTTAGATGGAAAGATCAATAATGAAAGAATCAAGACTGATTTAGGTAGCAACTGGTGGAACTATGGTATTGGTTTTAATGCTCAAGTTAAAAATGTACATAATATCTATTTTGATATTGACCAATCGCGAGGAGCTGATTTTAAACAGCTTTGGAAATTAAATATTGGATATCGTTACCAGTGGTAG
- the gstA gene encoding glutathione transferase GstA encodes MKLYYSPGACSLTQHILLCISGIEFSVERVDLKTKKTEHNRNFLDVNPRGQVPTLELDDHTILTENIAIAQYIADKVPNAKLLAPVGDITRYQTLSWLSYVATELHHAYGPLFSSQVQAEKDAAIKNLENKFSYIDARLKNRHFIATDYFTIADAYLYVVLRWRKIIPNLPAYLAIDQFMQRIDELPAVKKALAQEA; translated from the coding sequence ATGAAACTTTACTATAGTCCAGGTGCATGTTCATTAACACAGCATATTCTTCTTTGTATTTCAGGGATCGAGTTTTCTGTTGAGCGAGTCGATCTTAAAACGAAGAAAACAGAACATAATCGCAATTTTTTAGATGTCAATCCAAGAGGCCAAGTACCAACACTTGAATTAGATGACCATACGATTTTAACCGAGAATATTGCAATAGCGCAGTATATTGCAGATAAAGTTCCTAATGCAAAACTTCTTGCACCGGTTGGCGATATTACTCGTTATCAAACACTATCATGGCTAAGCTATGTAGCAACAGAGCTGCATCATGCCTATGGTCCTCTTTTCAGCTCACAAGTCCAAGCCGAAAAAGATGCAGCAATTAAAAACTTAGAAAATAAATTTTCATATATTGATGCAAGATTAAAAAATCGTCATTTTATTGCAACCGATTATTTTACGATTGCTGATGCTTATCTTTATGTCGTACTACGTTGGCGTAAGATTATCCCTAACTTGCCAGCTTATCTTGCTATCGATCAATTTATGCAGCGAATTGATGAATTACCAGCAGTAAAAAAAGCACTAGCTCAAGAAGCATAA
- the rbfA gene encoding 30S ribosome-binding factor RbfA: protein MAKSFSRPQRVGHELQKEIAIILQREIKDPRLGMVTVSSVELSRDLSYAKVFVTFLNDKEPDVVTQGLKVLNDATGYIRSLVGKAMQLRIIPELKFAYDQSLVEGMRMSNLVTEVINKDENRRNRD, encoded by the coding sequence ATGGCAAAATCATTTAGTCGTCCACAAAGAGTTGGGCATGAACTACAAAAAGAGATTGCGATAATATTGCAAAGAGAGATTAAAGATCCTCGATTAGGCATGGTTACCGTATCGAGTGTTGAACTATCTCGAGATTTATCATACGCTAAAGTCTTTGTAACATTTCTTAACGATAAAGAGCCTGATGTTGTGACTCAGGGGCTAAAGGTTCTTAATGATGCAACGGGATATATTCGTTCATTGGTTGGTAAAGCAATGCAATTAAGAATTATTCCTGAATTAAAGTTTGCTTATGATCAATCCTTAGTTGAAGGAATGCGTATGTCAAATTTAGTTACTGAAGTCATAAATAAAGATGAAAACCGCCGTAATCGTGATTAA
- a CDS encoding EamA family transporter, translating to MARLFDITKAINSNGAISMLSRFGPIIIILISMASVQGSSSLAKHLFPILGPSGMAAWRLVFSSIMLLLIFKPWRKPVTKQAWKYIILYGLALGFMNLTYYCAIKRIPIGIAVAIELTGPIVVAMFAARKMIDFIWLAIAIIGLVMLLPIHNASRDLDLVGVILALCAGSCWAMYIVFGRKAGQLQGASSVALGSVIVSFIIFPIGVWQSGEVMFSLDVLPLALLVALLASAIPYALDMIAMPKVPALTFSTLMSLSPVLGALSGLIFLDETLSSYQWLSISLIIISSIGTVLSISHKPKITSLDAN from the coding sequence ATGGCTAGATTATTCGATATCACCAAAGCGATTAATTCAAACGGAGCAATAAGTATGTTAAGCCGTTTTGGGCCTATAATTATCATTTTGATTTCAATGGCATCAGTACAAGGAAGTTCATCACTTGCTAAGCATTTATTTCCGATTCTAGGGCCATCAGGTATGGCGGCATGGCGACTAGTTTTCTCTTCCATTATGTTACTTCTAATTTTTAAACCATGGCGTAAACCTGTCACTAAACAAGCCTGGAAATATATTATATTATATGGTTTAGCTTTAGGTTTTATGAACTTAACATATTACTGCGCAATTAAACGTATTCCAATTGGAATAGCCGTTGCTATTGAACTGACTGGGCCGATTGTTGTTGCTATGTTTGCCGCACGAAAAATGATTGATTTTATTTGGCTTGCGATAGCGATTATTGGCTTAGTTATGTTGCTCCCTATTCATAATGCGAGTCGTGATTTGGATTTAGTCGGCGTGATATTAGCTCTTTGCGCGGGGAGTTGTTGGGCCATGTATATTGTTTTTGGCCGTAAAGCCGGGCAGTTACAAGGTGCCTCAAGTGTTGCACTAGGGTCGGTTATCGTTTCCTTTATCATATTTCCAATTGGTGTATGGCAAAGCGGTGAGGTAATGTTCTCATTAGATGTTCTACCATTAGCATTGCTCGTTGCTTTACTTGCGTCTGCGATCCCTTATGCACTTGATATGATTGCTATGCCAAAAGTTCCTGCATTAACATTTAGTACACTCATGAGCTTATCGCCAGTATTAGGCGCTCTATCTGGATTAATATTTTTAGATGAAACATTATCTAGCTATCAATGGTTATCTATTTCATTGATTATTATTTCCTCTATTGGCACCGTATTATCGATTAGTCATAAACCTAAAATTACGTCACTTGATGCCAATTAA
- a CDS encoding GNAT family N-acetyltransferase has translation MSNSLTIIQATLEQLDDISLLFSEYREFYCIEDCRSDSKKFIRDRLINNDSIIFLAYSDKVLCGFVQLYFSFSSLALSSTIILNDLYVKKEYRTHKVATNLMQHVKNFANSSIYNGISLSTSIENHKAKALYEKQGYKIDDQFIHYFLKLK, from the coding sequence ATGAGTAATTCACTTACTATAATTCAAGCAACGTTAGAACAACTTGATGACATCTCGCTACTTTTTTCTGAATATAGAGAGTTTTATTGTATCGAGGATTGTCGTTCTGACTCAAAGAAATTCATTAGAGATAGATTGATAAATAATGATTCAATAATATTTCTCGCTTATAGTGATAAAGTTCTTTGTGGCTTTGTCCAGTTATATTTTTCATTTTCCTCTTTAGCATTATCTTCAACGATAATATTGAATGACCTTTATGTAAAAAAAGAGTATAGAACACATAAAGTCGCAACAAATTTAATGCAGCATGTAAAAAATTTTGCTAATAGCTCTATCTATAATGGTATTTCTTTATCTACATCTATTGAAAACCATAAAGCTAAAGCTTTGTATGAAAAACAAGGTTATAAAATTGATGATCAATTTATTCATTATTTCTTAAAATTAAAATAA
- the truB gene encoding tRNA pseudouridine(55) synthase TruB, translating into MARKRKGRDIQGVLLLDKPTGLTSNDVLQKVKRVFNAQKAGHTGALDPLATGMLPICFGESTKFSQYLLDSDKRYRVIAQLGQRTDTSDADGQIVAEKPVSVVTEDIEPALVNFRGNIMQVPTMFSALKYQGRPLYEYARQGITIEREPRPITVYENRFISLHNNQLELEIHCSKGTYIRTIIDDLGELLGCGAHIINLRRLQVSNYPSDKMVSLTFIQENCDNVELLDSLLLPVDSPVQDHAKIVLTEQQGSDILLGRTIEIEQSTAQSQLVRLYQQSLFIGIGQWLDYSISPKRLIQTEQ; encoded by the coding sequence ATGGCAAGAAAGCGTAAGGGTCGAGATATTCAGGGGGTTTTACTATTAGATAAACCAACAGGTTTGACCTCAAATGACGTATTACAAAAAGTAAAACGAGTATTTAATGCTCAAAAGGCAGGTCACACAGGCGCTTTAGATCCCCTTGCAACAGGAATGTTACCTATTTGTTTTGGGGAATCGACTAAATTCTCACAGTACTTATTAGATTCAGATAAGCGCTATCGCGTAATTGCTCAGTTAGGTCAAAGGACAGATACATCCGACGCTGATGGACAAATTGTTGCTGAAAAACCGGTAAGCGTGGTAACGGAGGATATTGAACCTGCATTAGTTAATTTTCGTGGTAACATTATGCAAGTTCCAACCATGTTTTCAGCTTTAAAATATCAGGGACGTCCTCTTTATGAATATGCTAGACAAGGGATCACGATTGAACGTGAACCAAGACCTATTACGGTATATGAAAATCGTTTTATTAGCTTGCATAATAATCAATTAGAATTAGAAATTCACTGCTCTAAAGGAACCTATATTCGAACGATTATTGATGATCTAGGTGAACTCTTAGGATGTGGTGCGCATATTATCAATTTACGTCGATTACAAGTCTCAAATTATCCTAGTGATAAAATGGTTTCATTAACATTTATTCAAGAAAATTGCGATAACGTCGAGTTACTTGATTCGCTGCTTTTGCCTGTTGATAGCCCTGTGCAAGATCATGCTAAAATAGTCCTCACTGAGCAGCAAGGGAGCGATATTTTACTAGGTCGAACGATTGAAATTGAGCAATCGACGGCACAAAGTCAACTTGTTAGGTTATATCAACAATCGCTATTTATTGGTATTGGGCAATGGCTAGATTATTCGATATCACCAAAGCGATTAATTCAAACGGAGCAATAA
- a CDS encoding aldo/keto reductase: MSLSLSSVIKLNDQVQMPQLGFGTYKITDLGEMETAINQALKVGYRSFDTAQLYKNERELGTALRKSGYNRQDYLVTSKVDNKNQGYDQTLKAFDQILNDLQMDYIDLFLVHWPLSNTFFDTWKAFERIYEEKRAKAIGVCNFNISHLELLATKANIKPMINQIELHPYLTQPKLVQYLNQENIAIEAWSPLARGKINDEKLLIDLGEKYQKSPTQVTLRWHMQKGHIAIPKSSNPSRIADNINIYDFNLTDGEITSIDQLNQDFRTGPNPDDVYKKNGF, from the coding sequence ATGTCATTATCACTATCTTCAGTAATTAAATTAAATGATCAAGTTCAAATGCCACAGTTGGGTTTTGGTACCTACAAAATTACCGATTTAGGTGAAATGGAAACGGCTATTAATCAAGCATTAAAAGTTGGTTACCGTTCATTTGATACGGCGCAATTATATAAAAATGAACGAGAACTTGGTACAGCATTAAGAAAAAGTGGATATAATCGACAAGATTACCTTGTTACATCTAAAGTTGATAATAAAAATCAAGGATACGATCAAACGCTTAAAGCATTTGATCAGATATTAAATGATTTACAAATGGATTACATTGATTTGTTTCTCGTTCATTGGCCATTAAGTAATACATTTTTTGACACATGGAAAGCATTTGAACGTATTTATGAAGAAAAGCGAGCAAAAGCAATAGGTGTATGTAATTTTAATATTTCCCACTTAGAGCTATTAGCAACCAAGGCAAATATTAAGCCAATGATTAATCAAATCGAATTACACCCATATTTAACTCAGCCAAAATTAGTCCAATATTTGAATCAAGAAAATATTGCAATTGAAGCATGGTCGCCACTTGCGCGAGGTAAGATTAATGATGAGAAATTATTAATTGATTTAGGTGAAAAATATCAAAAATCACCGACACAAGTTACCCTACGTTGGCATATGCAAAAAGGCCATATTGCGATCCCTAAATCAAGTAACCCAAGCAGAATAGCTGACAATATTAATATTTATGATTTTAACTTAACTGATGGTGAAATTACCAGTATTGATCAGCTGAACCAAGATTTTCGTACTGGGCCAAATCCTGATGATGTCTACAAAAAAAATGGTTTTTAA